From the Bacillota bacterium genome, the window TCTTTGCTCCCTGTTCGCTGCGAAAAACACCGGATATTTTCTGCTTGACTTTAACCATTCTGATATCCCGTTCAGCCTGGTTGTTGTCAAAGCTGACGTTATCATCATACATAAAGGCCAGGGCCTCGCCTTTATGTTCACTGAGGCGGTTTAGAAGATTGCGGACCTTGCCTTGCTTTTTTCGACCTCTTTTCTTCTGTGGCCTTTCTTTTGGAGGCGGGTTTTCCAGGTAACCTTTTTCAAT encodes:
- a CDS encoding transposase; this translates as IEKGYLENPPPKERPQKKRGRKKQGKVRNLLNRLSEHKGEALAFMYDDNVSFDNNQAERDIRMVKVKQKISGVFRSEQGAKMFCRIRGYISMAKKNSIPVLDAINGALQGHPYIPQA